A window of Xylophilus sp. GW821-FHT01B05 contains these coding sequences:
- a CDS encoding ABC transporter permease, with the protein MSVFLAKRILTLIATLIGASVVVFLVLEILPGNAAQILLGPDAAPDAVAALATKLGLDQSAWTRYWHWIGGLLTGNLGDSYAYGSPVLDLMLERLQLTVPLALLAMLFTTVLALVVGVTAAARHNGLADVGLMGVTQVGIAIPNFWFAILLILVFSVKLQWFSAGGFDGWDAGILAGLKSLLLPALALAVVQAAILARITRSAVLEVMREDFVRTARAKGVTQRAVLWTHVLRNALIPVVTVMGMQFSELLAGTIVVENVFYLPGLGRLIFQAISNRDLAVVRNCVMLLAAMVVIVNFVVDVLYAVIDPRIKAGDV; encoded by the coding sequence ATGAGTGTTTTTCTAGCCAAACGCATCCTCACGCTGATCGCCACGCTGATCGGTGCCTCCGTCGTAGTTTTCCTGGTGCTGGAGATCCTGCCCGGCAATGCCGCCCAGATACTGCTGGGCCCGGATGCCGCACCAGACGCCGTGGCCGCACTGGCCACCAAGCTGGGCCTGGACCAAAGCGCCTGGACCCGTTACTGGCACTGGATCGGCGGCCTGCTCACCGGCAACCTGGGCGACAGCTACGCCTACGGCTCGCCGGTGCTGGACCTGATGCTGGAGCGGCTGCAACTCACCGTGCCGCTGGCGCTGCTGGCCATGCTGTTCACCACTGTGCTGGCCTTGGTCGTAGGCGTGACCGCCGCGGCGCGCCACAACGGCCTGGCCGACGTGGGCCTGATGGGTGTGACCCAGGTCGGCATTGCCATCCCTAATTTCTGGTTTGCGATTCTGCTGATCCTGGTGTTTTCGGTGAAGCTGCAGTGGTTCTCGGCTGGCGGCTTTGACGGCTGGGACGCGGGCATTTTGGCGGGCCTGAAATCGCTGCTGCTGCCGGCGCTGGCGCTGGCCGTGGTGCAGGCCGCGATCCTGGCGCGCATCACCCGTTCTGCCGTGCTGGAGGTGATGCGCGAAGACTTCGTGCGCACCGCGCGCGCCAAGGGCGTGACGCAGCGCGCCGTGCTCTGGACCCATGTGCTGCGCAATGCGCTGATCCCAGTGGTCACGGTGATGGGCATGCAGTTCTCCGAGCTGCTGGCCGGCACCATCGTGGTGGAGAACGTGTTCTACCTGCCCGGACTGGGCCGCCTGATCTTCCAGGCCATCAGCAACCGCGACCTGGCCGTGGTGCGCAATTGCGTGATGCTGCTGGCGGCGATGGTGGTGATCGTCAACTTCGTCGTCGATGTGCTGTATGCCG
- a CDS encoding ribose-phosphate pyrophosphokinase → MQAQHPDFLVFTGNANPGMASEIASHLGITLGSAQIGRFSDGEITVEINQNVRARDVFVVQSTCAPTNDNLMELLMMVDALKRSSAERISAVIPYFGYARQDRRPRSSRVPISAKVVANLLQTVGVSHVLTMDLHADQIQGFFDIPVDNIYASPVLLGDLRQKNYEDLIVVSPDVGGVVRARALAKQLNCDLAIIDKRRPKANVSEVMHVIGEIDGRNCVIMDDMIDTAGTLVKAAEVLKERGAKKVYAYCTHPVFSGPALERIASGTALDEVVVTNTIPLADNTRGCTKIRQLSVAPLIAETIQRIARGESVMSLFSDQDKLI, encoded by the coding sequence ATGCAGGCTCAGCACCCTGATTTCCTCGTCTTCACCGGCAATGCCAACCCTGGCATGGCGTCCGAGATTGCGTCACACCTGGGAATCACCCTGGGCAGCGCGCAAATCGGCCGCTTCTCCGATGGCGAGATCACCGTCGAGATCAACCAGAACGTCCGCGCCCGCGACGTGTTCGTGGTGCAATCCACCTGCGCGCCGACCAACGACAACCTGATGGAACTGCTGATGATGGTCGACGCGCTCAAGCGCTCGTCGGCCGAACGCATCAGCGCCGTGATCCCCTACTTCGGCTATGCCCGCCAAGACCGCCGCCCGCGCTCCTCGCGCGTGCCGATCTCGGCCAAGGTCGTCGCCAACCTGCTGCAGACCGTGGGTGTGTCGCATGTCCTGACCATGGACCTGCATGCCGACCAGATCCAGGGCTTCTTCGATATCCCGGTCGACAACATCTACGCCTCGCCGGTGCTGCTGGGCGATCTGCGCCAGAAGAACTACGAAGACCTGATCGTGGTCTCGCCCGACGTCGGCGGCGTGGTGCGCGCACGCGCCCTGGCCAAGCAGCTCAACTGCGACCTCGCCATCATCGACAAGCGCCGGCCCAAGGCCAACGTGAGCGAAGTCATGCACGTGATCGGCGAGATCGACGGCCGCAACTGCGTGATCATGGACGACATGATCGACACTGCCGGCACGCTGGTGAAGGCAGCCGAAGTGCTCAAGGAGCGCGGCGCCAAGAAGGTCTACGCCTACTGCACGCACCCGGTGTTCTCCGGCCCGGCACTCGAGCGCATCGCCAGCGGCACCGCACTCGACGAAGTCGTCGTGACCAACACCATCCCGCTCGCCGACAACACGCGCGGCTGCACCAAGATTCGCCAACTGTCCGTGGCGCCGCTGATCGCAGAGACGATCCAGCGCATCGCCCGCGGCGAATCGGTGATGAGTCTTTTCTCGGACCAGGACAAACTGATCTGA
- the ispE gene encoding 4-(cytidine 5'-diphospho)-2-C-methyl-D-erythritol kinase — MQALYDVPAPAKLNLFLHITGRRPDGYHLLQSAFMLIDWSDTLHFERRADGLLSREDLTTPLPTDDLVLRAARALQQATGVDYGAHIGVAKQIPAQAGMGGGSSDAASCLLALNRLWELHLPLAQLEEIGLALGADVPFFLRGRNAWVEGVGERITPLEGANALPRQRFIVAKPDVGIETHAIFSSELLERNLDSARIDGLVADHYGFGRNVLQPVAEAQCPAVTQAISWLAAKGLNARMTGSGSAVFAAASHDVDLQDAPGAWQVRQCDNLEIHPLAGWVFSEDQG; from the coding sequence ATGCAAGCCCTCTACGACGTGCCGGCGCCGGCCAAGCTGAACCTCTTTTTGCACATCACGGGCCGGCGCCCCGATGGCTACCACCTGCTGCAGTCGGCCTTCATGCTGATCGACTGGAGCGACACCCTGCACTTCGAGCGCCGTGCCGACGGCCTGCTCAGCCGCGAAGACCTGACCACGCCCCTGCCAACCGACGATCTGGTGCTGCGCGCCGCCCGCGCATTGCAACAGGCCACCGGCGTCGACTACGGCGCCCACATCGGCGTAGCCAAGCAGATCCCGGCCCAGGCCGGCATGGGCGGCGGCTCTTCCGACGCGGCCAGTTGCCTGCTGGCGCTCAACCGGCTGTGGGAGCTGCACCTGCCGCTGGCCCAACTGGAGGAAATTGGCTTGGCACTGGGGGCTGACGTGCCGTTTTTCCTGCGGGGGCGCAATGCCTGGGTCGAAGGCGTGGGCGAACGCATTACCCCGCTGGAAGGCGCCAACGCCTTGCCGCGCCAGCGCTTTATCGTGGCCAAACCCGATGTCGGCATCGAAACGCACGCAATTTTTTCATCCGAACTGCTGGAACGCAATTTGGATAGTGCTAGAATCGATGGCTTAGTTGCAGACCACTACGGTTTTGGCCGAAACGTCCTACAACCTGTCGCAGAGGCACAATGCCCCGCGGTTACGCAAGCCATCAGCTGGCTCGCAGCCAAGGGACTGAATGCCAGAATGACAGGCTCCGGAAGTGCAGTGTTTGCAGCGGCATCACACGATGTGGATTTGCAGGATGCGCCCGGCGCATGGCAGGTCAGGCAATGTGATAATCTGGAAATTCACCCTCTGGCCGGGTGGGTATTCAGTGAAGATCAAGGGTAG
- a CDS encoding outer membrane lipoprotein LolB, producing MQQAKRRQACLALAAFTSIFIAGCQGLAPAKATFGQKTENWSGRLALQVDGSETQSFSASFELRGRAEAGELSLFSPLGSTLAVLQWSPGSATLRSGNDSRDFGSLDTLAAQVTGTAIPVAALFDWLAGTPTPVPGWQPDLRQQAEGRISARRTDPQPAATLRVVFER from the coding sequence ATGCAACAGGCCAAGCGCCGGCAAGCCTGCCTGGCGCTGGCGGCCTTTACTTCAATTTTTATAGCTGGATGCCAAGGACTGGCGCCGGCTAAGGCCACTTTTGGCCAAAAAACCGAAAACTGGAGCGGCCGGCTCGCACTGCAGGTCGATGGCTCGGAGACCCAGTCCTTCTCGGCATCCTTCGAACTGCGCGGCCGCGCCGAGGCAGGCGAGCTCTCGCTCTTCTCTCCCTTGGGCAGCACGCTGGCCGTATTGCAGTGGTCGCCCGGCAGCGCCACGCTGCGCAGCGGCAATGACAGCCGCGACTTCGGCTCGCTCGACACCCTGGCAGCCCAGGTCACCGGCACGGCGATCCCCGTCGCGGCGCTGTTCGACTGGCTGGCCGGCACGCCCACGCCGGTACCGGGCTGGCAGCCCGACCTGCGGCAGCAGGCAGAGGGGCGAATCAGCGCACGCCGCACCGATCCCCAGCCCGCAGCCACGCTGCGGGTGGTTTTCGAACGCTGA
- a CDS encoding YfhL family 4Fe-4S dicluster ferredoxin has translation MALMITDECINCDVCEPECPNDAIYPGESIYEIDPKRCTECVGHFDEPQCVQICPVACIPVNPAHTEDRETLYQKYLRLQTASGTISD, from the coding sequence ATGGCGCTGATGATCACCGACGAGTGCATCAACTGCGACGTCTGCGAGCCCGAGTGCCCGAACGACGCCATCTACCCGGGCGAGAGCATCTACGAGATCGACCCCAAGCGCTGCACCGAATGCGTAGGCCACTTCGACGAGCCGCAGTGCGTGCAGATCTGCCCGGTGGCCTGCATTCCGGTCAACCCCGCGCACACAGAAGACCGCGAGACGCTGTACCAGAAGTACCTGCGGCTGCAGACGGCTTCCGGCACGATCTCAGATTAA
- a CDS encoding 50S ribosomal protein L25/general stress protein Ctc, whose translation MKFVAFERSKQGTGASRRLRISGKTPGIVYGGEGQPQLVELDHNALWHALKKEAFHASILEMELAGATSKVLLRDVQYHPYKQLVLHIDFQRVDAKTRLHMKVPLHFKGEEESEAVKVGHNLITHVVNELEVSCLPADLPEFIEVDLSGLKNNATLHVNDLKLPKGVKFVSHGKINPVLVSAVAPRVEEEVAAPAADAAAAPAPAKGKGKK comes from the coding sequence ATGAAATTTGTCGCTTTTGAGCGCTCCAAGCAGGGCACGGGTGCGAGCCGCCGTCTCCGCATCTCGGGCAAGACGCCCGGTATCGTGTACGGTGGCGAAGGCCAGCCGCAACTGGTCGAGCTGGACCACAACGCCTTGTGGCATGCCCTGAAGAAGGAAGCGTTCCACGCCTCCATCCTCGAAATGGAACTCGCCGGCGCCACCAGCAAGGTTCTGCTGCGCGACGTGCAATACCACCCGTACAAGCAACTGGTGCTGCACATCGACTTCCAGCGCGTCGACGCCAAGACCCGCCTGCACATGAAGGTGCCGCTCCACTTCAAGGGTGAAGAAGAGTCCGAAGCCGTCAAGGTTGGCCACAACCTGATCACGCACGTCGTGAACGAACTGGAAGTCAGCTGCCTGCCAGCCGACCTGCCTGAGTTCATCGAGGTCGACCTGTCCGGCCTGAAGAACAACGCCACGCTGCACGTCAATGACCTGAAGCTGCCCAAGGGCGTGAAGTTCGTGAGCCACGGCAAGATCAACCCGGTTCTGGTTTCGGCCGTTGCACCGCGCGTTGAAGAAGAAGTGGCAGCTCCTGCCGCCGATGCAGCCGCAGCTCCCGCACCCGCCAAGGGCAAGGGCAAGAAGTAA
- the pth gene encoding aminoacyl-tRNA hydrolase has translation MIKLFVGLGNPGPDYEATRHNAGFWWIDALAREWKLQLNVEKGYWGLMARTTIDGQPVWLLEPLTFMNASGKSVAALARFFKIAPSEILVAHDELDIVPGQVKLKLGGSHAGHNGLRDIHAQLGSADYWRLRLGIGHPGVKSEVIHWVLKKPSPDHRIAIEQCIDRSLKAVPAMLAGDMEKATMLVHTDKPPRPKPPRPADL, from the coding sequence ATGATCAAACTCTTCGTCGGCCTGGGCAACCCGGGCCCGGACTACGAGGCCACCCGCCACAACGCCGGCTTCTGGTGGATAGATGCGCTCGCCCGGGAATGGAAGCTGCAGCTCAACGTCGAGAAAGGCTACTGGGGCCTGATGGCGCGCACCACGATTGACGGGCAGCCGGTCTGGCTGCTGGAGCCGTTGACCTTCATGAATGCCTCGGGCAAGTCGGTGGCCGCGCTGGCGCGCTTCTTCAAGATCGCGCCTTCGGAAATCCTGGTCGCCCATGACGAGCTGGACATCGTGCCGGGCCAGGTCAAGCTCAAGCTCGGCGGCAGCCACGCCGGCCACAACGGCCTGCGCGACATCCATGCGCAACTGGGCAGCGCCGACTACTGGCGCCTGCGCCTGGGCATTGGCCACCCGGGCGTGAAGAGCGAGGTGATCCACTGGGTGCTGAAGAAGCCCTCGCCCGACCACCGCATTGCCATCGAGCAATGCATAGACCGCTCGCTCAAGGCGGTGCCGGCCATGCTGGCGGGCGACATGGAGAAGGCCACCATGCTGGTCCACACCGACAAGCCACCACGGCCGAAGCCGCCGCGGCCGGCGGACCTTTAA